A genomic region of Anaerolineae bacterium contains the following coding sequences:
- a CDS encoding glycosyltransferase family 39 protein has product MKGKILPSLLTLLEKKWVILPLAFVAFAWVIIVSEMIFPFYSNDHDEAVYILQARALSQGRLFLPANQFSETFFKTWFVVNTGERAIFKYTPVHAAFLALGLLLFGSMRAALGFVAAGNVILLYCLSRAFYPQNRLALLAAVFFLLSPFFLIQSITFLPYSTALLLHLFFAVLLLRGQRHNAPHLLMGAGLALGLAFFARPYDAILFAIPFGIFFVGLKGSNSQGFSLSIFLKQGGWVLAGFGPVFGLVLIYNYYFTGDPFCFPFLLWDPQDTLGFGLRGRVAILYDLPAAIKSLAHNLWQLNLWVFGGTFLLGLALLPLLTGRIRRTELTLLLLLVIFPVGYFFFWGAYAMAIFWKGVVYLGPMYYFPMLVPLVILGAQGLLTLSKRRPLLALLLTATMVLVNIWLLGWHIAQNWAYTREYQAIYRPFGQQQLENPALVFVPPLAGPFLLTPFPYLSNTPTFDGQILYALNRDQENFTLLDAYPERTAYRFDYYGPYTESPDDNPKTELVKMERRQVDGFNQYLHIVNPTHSPYVYVEVRNGEQAENYLLDDASYQGCVYQIKWLITPQKVELEGASQQHLSSITALSPDHKLMIAVDFSDGPERVAQQIFEWRYPFRLTKDKQLDILLPPEEWHNPLWPISEWHQKDIDEVMRGE; this is encoded by the coding sequence ATGAAAGGCAAAATATTGCCATCTCTCTTAACCCTGCTTGAAAAAAAGTGGGTGATTTTGCCACTGGCCTTTGTTGCTTTCGCCTGGGTTATCATTGTCTCGGAGATGATTTTCCCTTTCTATTCCAATGACCACGACGAAGCCGTCTATATATTACAGGCGCGCGCCTTGTCTCAAGGTCGGCTTTTTCTGCCCGCAAACCAATTCAGTGAGACCTTTTTCAAGACCTGGTTTGTGGTCAATACCGGCGAGCGGGCTATTTTTAAGTATACCCCCGTGCATGCCGCTTTTTTGGCGCTGGGATTGCTCCTGTTCGGTTCTATGCGGGCTGCTTTGGGTTTTGTGGCGGCGGGCAATGTAATTCTGCTCTATTGTTTGAGCCGGGCGTTCTATCCCCAAAATCGTCTGGCTTTATTGGCTGCTGTTTTTTTTCTTCTCTCGCCCTTTTTTCTCATTCAAAGTATAACCTTTCTCCCTTACAGCACAGCTCTGCTGCTGCACCTTTTTTTTGCGGTGTTGTTGCTACGAGGGCAGCGCCACAATGCGCCCCATTTATTGATGGGGGCCGGTTTGGCTCTGGGGCTGGCCTTTTTTGCTCGTCCTTACGATGCCATCCTCTTCGCCATTCCCTTTGGGATATTCTTTGTTGGTCTAAAGGGGTCAAACTCACAGGGCTTTAGCCTTTCAATTTTTTTGAAACAAGGCGGCTGGGTGCTGGCCGGTTTTGGGCCGGTGTTTGGCCTGGTCTTAATTTATAACTATTACTTTACCGGCGATCCTTTTTGTTTTCCTTTTTTACTCTGGGATCCGCAAGACACCCTCGGTTTTGGCCTGCGGGGACGAGTAGCTATTTTGTATGATCTCCCGGCTGCTATCAAGAGTTTGGCGCATAATTTGTGGCAACTCAACCTGTGGGTATTTGGAGGAACCTTCCTACTTGGCCTGGCGCTGCTGCCCCTGTTGACCGGCCGTATCCGGCGGACGGAATTGACCTTACTGCTGCTTTTGGTTATTTTTCCGGTAGGGTACTTCTTCTTTTGGGGCGCTTACGCCATGGCGATTTTCTGGAAGGGGGTGGTCTATCTTGGCCCTATGTATTACTTCCCTATGTTGGTCCCGCTGGTCATCCTGGGCGCGCAAGGATTGTTGACCCTCTCTAAACGTCGCCCCCTACTGGCCCTGCTTCTGACCGCCACAATGGTTCTGGTCAATATTTGGCTCTTGGGCTGGCATATCGCGCAAAACTGGGCCTACACCCGGGAATACCAGGCCATTTACCGGCCTTTTGGGCAGCAGCAACTCGAGAACCCGGCCCTGGTTTTTGTGCCGCCCCTGGCCGGACCTTTTCTGTTGACCCCCTTTCCTTACTTGAGCAACACTCCTACTTTTGATGGCCAGATTCTGTACGCCCTTAATAGAGACCAGGAAAATTTTACCCTGCTGGATGCTTATCCAGAACGAACCGCTTATCGGTTTGATTATTATGGCCCTTACACCGAGTCGCCTGATGACAACCCAAAAACGGAATTGGTCAAAATGGAACGCCGCCAGGTTGACGGCTTCAATCAATACTTACATATCGTCAATCCCACCCATAGCCCTTATGTTTATGTAGAAGTGCGGAACGGTGAGCAAGCGGAAAATTATTTGCTTGATGATGCCTCTTACCAGGGTTGTGTCTATCAGATAAAGTGGCTTATTACCCCGCAAAAAGTTGAGCTTGAGGGAGCGTCCCAGCAGCATCTCTCCTCGATCACGGCGTTATCCCCTGATCACAAGCTGATGATAGCCGTGGACTTTAGCGATGGTCCAGAACGGGTCGCCCAGCAAATTTTTGAATGGCGTTACCCGTTCCGGTTGACCAAAGATAAGCAACTCGATATCCTCCTTCCTCCCGAAGAGTGGCATAATCCTTTGTGGCCTATTTCAGAGTGGCATCAAAAAGATATTGACGAGGTGATGCGTGGTGAATAG
- a CDS encoding glycosyltransferase family 39 protein: MAGFEKKWPVVFLAFLAFAWAIIASAWLFPFYSNNHDEPVYILQAQTLLAGRLTLPVNEFFDDFFTPWFVVEHGDRGIFKYTPVHAAFLALGQLLFGTMRTTLGFVAAGNVILLYRLSQEMGGNRRTALLAAFFFILSPFFLIQSATYLSYTTALLLYLCFAVFFLRGSRRQAPFLLICAGLALGLAFFSRPYDAILFAIPFGLFLLKLTWSKPNGLVKQIAWLMAGLLPILGLVLLYNLFITGHPLRFPFTLYDPLDTFGFGYKRQHPLNIPILYNVSAALDSLSANLFQLNFWVFGGPLLLGLALFQVIANYRSWSNALLPLLFFVFPLGHFFFWGAYNFTLWGVIEYLGPMYYLPVLIPLVLLGAQGLCRLFNRASFVAIIFLLVMGGINAALLARHIGQNYAYTRKHQAIYHPFLEQPLDQALVFVPPLYGPYLLHPLAWLANTPSLDGPILYALDTNQNSHLTLLDAYPDRVTYRFIYPGAYTESPQDDVATSLVEMERHQSNHLTQSLHFANPSSAPYVYTYLQHGPQTQKYLLDDHSRQGKTYEVTWHIQPHQIWLQGDYQKQLSRLDSLSGKEFLVLAASFRHDPQNGPETILEHRYQFRLTGDQQQEVLLPSKTSNFIRGDAFTQSLSVTNPTDSPYVYAYIWNNGQAEVYLLDDASSQGREYSLKWTITPDDISFQGASKQKTASIKKMSTNQFLAVVAAFRPSLSRPNRHIVERRFTFRVTPDNQLEVLLPPEEWYNPNWPEAEWQQGDIDDVMTDR, translated from the coding sequence ATGGCTGGCTTTGAAAAAAAATGGCCGGTAGTCTTCCTGGCTTTCCTGGCTTTTGCCTGGGCCATTATTGCTTCGGCATGGCTGTTCCCCTTCTATTCTAATAACCACGATGAACCTGTTTATATTTTGCAGGCGCAAACCCTGCTTGCGGGCCGGTTGACCCTGCCGGTCAATGAGTTTTTTGATGATTTTTTTACGCCCTGGTTTGTGGTTGAGCATGGCGATAGAGGCATCTTCAAGTATACGCCGGTGCATGCGGCTTTCCTGGCTTTAGGGCAACTACTGTTTGGTACGATGCGAACCACCCTGGGTTTTGTGGCTGCGGGCAACGTCATTTTGCTATATCGCTTGAGCCAAGAAATGGGGGGTAACCGTAGAACCGCTTTACTGGCCGCCTTCTTTTTCATACTCTCGCCCTTCTTTTTGATCCAGAGCGCCACTTACCTGTCGTACACCACTGCGCTGTTATTATACCTTTGTTTTGCTGTGTTTTTTCTGCGCGGCAGTCGTCGCCAGGCTCCTTTTTTGCTGATCTGCGCCGGTTTAGCCCTGGGGCTGGCCTTTTTTAGCCGGCCTTATGACGCCATTTTGTTTGCCATTCCTTTTGGTTTATTTTTGCTCAAGCTAACCTGGTCAAAGCCAAACGGCCTGGTCAAACAAATTGCCTGGTTGATGGCCGGCTTGTTGCCAATTTTGGGCTTGGTTTTGCTTTATAACCTCTTCATAACCGGCCATCCCCTGCGCTTCCCCTTTACGCTTTACGATCCGCTGGACACTTTTGGTTTTGGGTATAAGCGTCAACATCCGCTCAATATACCCATTTTGTATAATGTTTCTGCCGCGCTTGACAGCCTCTCCGCCAACCTTTTCCAGCTCAATTTTTGGGTGTTCGGAGGTCCCCTTTTGCTGGGACTTGCCTTGTTCCAGGTCATTGCCAATTACCGCAGTTGGTCAAACGCCCTCTTACCCCTGCTCTTTTTTGTATTTCCCTTGGGCCATTTTTTCTTTTGGGGCGCGTATAATTTTACGCTCTGGGGCGTCATTGAGTATCTTGGCCCCATGTATTACTTGCCGGTACTCATTCCCCTGGTTCTTCTTGGCGCACAGGGGCTTTGTAGGCTATTCAATCGCGCCTCGTTTGTCGCCATTATATTTCTGTTGGTAATGGGGGGGATTAATGCGGCCCTTTTGGCCCGGCATATTGGGCAAAACTATGCCTACACTCGCAAACATCAAGCCATTTATCATCCCTTTTTGGAGCAGCCGCTTGACCAGGCCCTGGTTTTTGTCCCTCCCCTTTACGGCCCCTACCTGCTGCATCCCCTGGCCTGGCTGGCCAATACACCTTCTCTGGACGGGCCGATCCTTTACGCGCTGGATACAAACCAGAACAGTCATTTGACCCTGCTCGATGCCTACCCGGATCGGGTGACCTACCGTTTTATCTACCCCGGCGCCTACACCGAATCACCCCAAGACGATGTTGCGACCAGCCTGGTTGAAATGGAGCGTCACCAATCTAATCATCTTACCCAAAGCCTCCATTTTGCCAACCCTTCATCAGCCCCTTACGTTTACACCTACCTTCAACATGGCCCTCAAACCCAAAAATATTTACTCGATGACCATTCTCGCCAGGGAAAAACTTATGAAGTAACCTGGCACATTCAACCCCACCAGATTTGGCTGCAAGGAGACTACCAAAAACAATTATCCCGCCTTGATAGTCTCTCCGGCAAAGAATTTTTGGTTCTGGCCGCTTCATTCCGTCATGATCCCCAAAACGGGCCGGAAACAATCCTGGAGCATCGTTATCAATTCAGGCTAACCGGCGATCAGCAACAGGAGGTTTTGCTGCCGTCCAAAACCAGTAATTTTATTCGCGGCGATGCCTTTACCCAGTCGCTCTCCGTGACGAACCCCACCGACAGCCCTTATGTTTATGCCTACATTTGGAATAATGGGCAGGCGGAAGTTTATCTCCTTGATGATGCGTCGAGCCAGGGCCGTGAATATAGCCTGAAATGGACGATTACGCCGGATGATATTTCTTTCCAGGGCGCATCCAAACAAAAAACCGCCTCGATCAAAAAGATGTCCACTAACCAATTCCTGGCTGTGGTGGCGGCTTTCAGGCCAAGTCTGTCCCGTCCCAACCGCCATATCGTTGAACGTCGCTTTACCTTTCGGGTCACCCCTGATAACCAATTGGAGGTTCTCCTGCCGCCGGAAGAGTGGTATAATCCGAACTGGCCTGAAGCAGAATGGCAGCAGGGCGATATTGATGACGTGATGACAGACCGATGA
- a CDS encoding SGNH/GDSL hydrolase family protein, producing the protein MIYHINKHGFRGPDYEKNKAPNTRRIIILGDSFTFGEGVKFEHTFSYRLEKILNQHLAWPVEVLNFGTSIWGTSDEINYFEQAGIHFEPDLVILVYVLNDADYAGGLDLWDNFRNEYENRSLKYSYLGSYFYATLKRQLYGQKYIDELLDSAMQEQYKWANSLNYLLKGRRQAEAIGAKYAVVVFPFMYELNEQYPFRPLHLMLSQYCASNNITFLDLFEAFQGEAYTALWVHPSDQHPNERGHQIAADAIAEFILENDLLSNHSASENIQTDYD; encoded by the coding sequence TTGATTTACCATATCAACAAACACGGTTTTAGAGGGCCGGATTATGAAAAAAACAAAGCGCCCAATACCAGACGGATAATTATTCTGGGCGATTCATTTACTTTTGGAGAAGGGGTTAAGTTTGAGCACACTTTTAGTTACCGCCTGGAGAAAATCTTAAATCAACATTTGGCTTGGCCGGTAGAGGTGTTGAATTTTGGGACCAGTATCTGGGGCACCAGCGACGAAATCAATTACTTTGAGCAAGCGGGGATACACTTTGAACCGGACCTGGTTATTCTGGTTTATGTGCTTAACGATGCCGACTACGCCGGTGGTCTTGATTTATGGGACAACTTTAGAAATGAGTATGAAAATAGGAGTCTGAAATATTCTTACCTGGGCAGCTACTTTTACGCCACCCTTAAACGCCAGCTTTACGGCCAAAAATACATTGATGAGTTGCTCGACAGCGCCATGCAGGAACAATACAAATGGGCCAATAGTTTGAACTATTTATTAAAAGGGCGGCGACAGGCTGAAGCAATTGGGGCAAAGTATGCTGTTGTTGTCTTTCCCTTTATGTATGAACTCAATGAGCAATACCCCTTTCGCCCGCTCCATCTTATGCTATCTCAATACTGCGCCAGCAATAACATAACGTTTCTGGATCTATTTGAAGCATTTCAGGGTGAGGCATATACGGCTCTGTGGGTTCACCCCAGCGACCAACATCCCAATGAGCGAGGACATCAAATTGCGGCCGATGCTATTGCTGAATTTATCTTGGAGAATGATTTGTTATCAAACCATTCAGCCAGTGAAAATATCCAAACAGATTATGATTGA